A single region of the Halopiger xanaduensis SH-6 genome encodes:
- the larC gene encoding nickel insertion protein — MTDDIAVLETNLEPRDAESHSLQDEFMDAGERGVSILPAMMKKFRPGDLVKIICKPRHRQRVARALTEKTGH, encoded by the coding sequence GTGACCGACGACATCGCCGTCCTCGAGACGAACCTCGAGCCACGCGACGCCGAAAGTCATAGCCTACAGGACGAATTTATGGACGCGGGCGAGCGTGGCGTTTCGATCCTGCCGGCGATGATGAAGAAGTTCCGCCCTGGCGACCTCGTGAAGATCATCTGCAAACCCAGGCATCGCCAGCGCGTCGCTCGAGCGCTGACCGAGAAGACGGGACATTAG